Proteins encoded within one genomic window of Cucumis sativus cultivar 9930 chromosome 3, Cucumber_9930_V3, whole genome shotgun sequence:
- the LOC101207645 gene encoding RNA-binding protein 38, which translates to MANYPHYRSQFGDTTFTKVFVGGLAWETPTDQMQTYFEQFGDILEAVIITDKNTSKSKGYGFVTFRDPESARRACANPNPIIDGRRANCNIAALGRPRPSPPRGRGQSSVNPYQGSTMQAQATPSYGGVPSPLNQPPIPPPPPPAPPVVYSPYGYPAYSPDYGYHHHHQAVYNPQVQQPQMYQQTPYYYGYSSRGTTFPNPSQSHQHPRLLLPPSYVYYPPPPPPPQFEPSSFNYPPQPQPQIIRHRFSSTDSQTSQQTPTEAEAGGVTSDIQSPTS; encoded by the exons ATGGCTAATTATCCACATTACCGATCTCAATTTGGAGATACAACTTTCACTAAAGTCTTTGTTGGTGGTCTTGCTTGGGAAACTCCCACTGACCAAATGCAAACTTATTTTGAACAATTTGGTGACATTCTTGAAGCTGTTATTATCACTGATAAAAACACCTCCAAATCTAAAGGATATGGATTC GTCACATTTCGTGACCCTGAATCTGCAAGAAGAGCTTGTGCCAATCCTAACCCAATAATCGATGGAAGACGTGCAAATTGTAACATTGCTGCATTGGGTCGACCTCGGCCTTCCCCTCCACGAG gACGAGGGCAAAGTAGTGTAAATCCATATCAAGGAAGTACAATGCAGGCACAAGCAACACCATCCTATGGTGGAGTCCCGTCCCCGTTAAACCAGCCACCCATTCCTCCGCCGCCTCCGCCTGCACCCCCCGTCGTATATTCACCATACGG ATACCCAGCTTACAGTCCAGATTATGGGtaccaccaccaccatcaa GCAGTGTACAATCCACAAGTTCAACAGCCACAAATGTATCAACAAACTCCATATTATTATGGTTATTCATCAAGAGGAACAACATTCCCAAATCCTTCACAATCACATCAACATCCTCGATTATTACTACCTCCTTCATATGTCTACTaccctccccctccccctcctCCTCAATTTGAACCTTCTTCCTTCAATTATCCCCCTCAACCTCAACCACAGATAATTCGACACCGTTTTTCCTCAACAG ATTCACAGACATCACAACAAACTCCAACAGAAGCTGAAGCTGGAGGTGTTACTTCTGATATTCAAAGTCCAACCTCttga
- the LOC101212203 gene encoding 7-deoxyloganetin glucosyltransferase produces MGSISTSQQQPHAVCIPYPAQGHINPMLKLAKLLHSFGFHITFVNTDFNHRRLLKSRGPTALDGISSFQFESIPDGLPPTDVDATQDIPSLCQSTRRLCLQPFKELVSKLNCDPNVPQVSCIVSDGVMSFTVDAAEELGVPVVLFWTTSACGFLAYLHYQQLVERGYTPFKDESYLSNEQYLDTKIDWIPGMKDVRLRDIPTFIRTTDPEDGMIDFIISETKRAKRANAIVLNTVASLEQEALNAMSSLLPPVFSIGPLQLLLQQVASHDSDHLKFLGSNLWKEDTSCLQWLDQKSPNSVVYVNFGSITVMTKDQLKEFAWGLANSGQTFLWIIRPDLVAGDTAVLPPEFIDVTKERGMLTNWCPQEEVLQHPAIGGFLTHNGWNSTFESIVAGVPMICWPFFAEQQTNCRYCCTEWGIGMEVDSDVKREEIEKQVKELMEGEKGKEMRNRAEEWKKLVGDAATPHSGSSSRNLNDLVHKVLLQSP; encoded by the exons ATGGGTTCCATTTCCACTTCTCAACAACAGCCCCATGCCGTTTGCATTCCATATCCAGCACAAGGCCATATCAACCCCATGTTGAAGCTAGCAAAGCTTCTCCATTCCTTTGGTTTTCACATCACCTTTGTCAACACAGACTTCAACCACCGTCGTCTCCTCAAATCTCGAGGCCCCACAGCTCTCGATGGTATTTCATCGTTTCAATTTGAATCGATCCCCGATGGTCTTCCTCCGACTGACGTCGATGCCACTCAGGATATTCCGTCGTTGTGTCAGTCGACCAGACGCTTGTGCTTGCAACCGTTTAAGGAGCTGGTTTCTAAGCTGAATTGTGATCCTAATGTCCCACAAGTGAGCTGTATTGTGTCTGATGGGGTTATGAGTTTCACAGTTGATGCAGCAGAGGAACTTGGGGTCCcagttgttttgttttggacGACCAGTGCTTGTGGGTTTTTGGCTTACCTTCACTATCAACAACTGGTTGAGAGAGGTTACACTCCTTTCAAAG ATGAAAGCTATTTAAGCAACGAGCAATATTTGGATACAAAAATAGATTGGATTCCAGGAATGAAAGACGTTCGGTTAAGGGATATTCCAACGTTTATTAGAACAACAGATCCAGAAGACGGGATGATTGATTTCATAATAAGTGAAACAAAAAGAGCAAAAAGAGCAAATGCTATTGTTTTAAACACAGTAGCTTCATTAGAACAAGAAGCTTTAAATGCTATGTCTTCTCTTTTGCCACCTGTTTTCTCCATTGGTCCTCTTCAACTTCTCCTCCAACAAGTTGCATCCCATGATTCGGATCATTTGAAGTTTCTCGGTTCCAACTTGTGGAAAGAAGACACATCTTGTCTTCAATGGCTTGACCAAAAGTCACCCAACTCTGTCGTTTACGTCAACTTCG GAAGCATCACAGTAATGACCAAAGATCAGCTAAAGGAATTCGCCTGGGGACTCGCAAACAGCGGCCAAACCTTTTTATGGATCATTAGACCGGATCTCGTCGCCGGAGACACGGCGGTACTACCACCGGAGTTCATCGACGTGACCAAAGAACGAGGGATGTTAACCAACTGGTGTCCTCAAGAAGAGGTTCTACAACATCCGGCGATAGGGGGATTTTTGACCCACAACGGATGGAATTCCACCTTCGAAAGCATAGTGGCGGGAGTTCCGATGATTTGTTGGCCGTTCTTCGCCGAACAGCAAACGAATTGCCGGTATTGTTGCACTGAATGGGGAATTGGAATGGAAGTTGATAGCGATGTTAAGAGAGAAGAGATTGAGAAGCAAGTGAAGGAGTTAATGgaaggagagaaagggaaagagatGAGAAACAGAGCTgaagaatggaagaaattgGTGGGCGATGCGGCGACGCCTCACTCCGGTTCGTCTTCCCGGAATCTCAATGATTTGGTTCATAAAGTGCTTCTTCAATCTCCTTAA
- the LOC101211963 gene encoding protein PHOSPHATE-INDUCED 1 gives MPSLLLTLLFSLSFSVHFISAARDPSFLFRSHGGPLLSANISLNLIWYGNFNPSQKAIVLDFLSSLSSSKSIPPNPSVSTWWNSVLKYHTISNSKPLSLSLSSQILDPNYSLGKSLTNSHILSLASKGGLRNSINLVLTAADVTVDGFCFNRCGSHGYSHGAPIKGKSYKFAYIWVGNSQTQCPGYCAWPFHQPLYGPQTPPLVAPNNDVGMDGLVINLAALLAGTATNPFGNGFYQGPKDAPVEAASACTGTFAKGSYPGYPGELLVDSVTGGSYNANGGNGRKYLLPALFDPTTSACSTLV, from the coding sequence ATGCCTTCCCTTCTTCTCACTCTCTTATTCTCCCTCTCCTTTTCCGTTCACTTCATCTCCGCTGCTAGAGACCCATCTTTCCTCTTCCGTTCCCACGGAGGCCCTCTTCTCTCCGCCAACATCTCCCTCAATCTCATTTGGTATGGCAATTTCAACCCTTCTCAGAAAGCCATCGTCCTCGATTTCCtctcttccctttcttcttccaaatcaaTCCCCCCAAACCCCTCTGTTTCCACCTGGTGGAACTCTGTTCTCAAATATCATACCATTTCCAATTCCAaacctctttctctttctttatccTCTCAAATCCTCGACCCCAATTACTCCCTTGGCAAATCCCTTACCAATTCCCACATTCTCTCTCTCGCTTCCAAAGGGGGTCTCAGAAATTCAATCAATCTCGTCTTAACGGCCGCCGATGTCACTGTCGACGGATTCTGTTTCAACAGATGCGGCTCCCATGGATACTCTCACGGAGCTCCGATTAAGGGGAAGTCCTACAAATTCGCTTACATTTGGGTGGGGAATTCCCAAACCCAATGTCCGGGTTACTGCGCTTGGCCTTTCCACCAACCCTTGTACGGCCCACAGACACCGCCGTTGGTTGCGCCTAACAATGACGTTGGGATGGACGGCCTTGTTATTAACCTCGCTGCTCTTCTCGCTGGAACTGCAACCAACCCTTTTGGGAATGGGTTCTATCAGGGCCCTAAGGATGCTCCGGTGGAGGCAGCGTCCGCCTGTACCGGAACCTTTGCTAAGGGTTCATATCCCGGATATCCTGGGGAGCTTCTTGTGGACTCGGTTACCGGTGGGAGTTACAATGCGAATGGTGGGAATGGGAGGAAATATCTGCTTCCAGCGCTGTTTGATCCCACCACTTCTGCTTGTTCTACACTCGTTTAA
- the LOC101211728 gene encoding protein EXORDIUM-like 1, with protein sequence MSSITLLLLLLLSSSLHSISATFTVAVAGNLAFADQPLDLDSFPFEYHGGPLLSGNVTINLIWYGNFSPSQKSIVVDFITSISSSSSSSKSIISPHPSVSTWWNAINRFYKLAKKPKSSRLSLSLGSQILDPKYSLGKSLTDRHILSLASRGRQKYAINVVLTAADVTVDGFCFNKCGSHGVSSGAPIKRNRYRFAYIWVGNSATQCPGQCAWPFHRPVYGPQNPPLLPPNKDVGMDGVIINLATLLAGTATNPFGNGFYQGSKEAPLEAATACTGIFGKGAFPGYPGEVLVERKTGASYNANGGNGRKYLLPALFNPITSTCSPLV encoded by the coding sequence ATGTCCTCCATTActctccttcttctccttctactctcttcctctcttcacTCCATATCAGCCACCTTCACCGTCGCCGTTGCTGGTAACCTCGCCTTCGCCGACCAACCTCTCGATCTCGACTCCTTCCCCTTTGAATACCATGGCGGCCCTCTTCTCTCCGGTAATGTAACCATCAATCTCATTTGGTATGGCAATTTCAGTCCTTCTCAGAAATCCATTGTTGTTGATTTCATcacttccatttcttcttcttcttcttcttccaaatcaaTCATTTCCCCTCATCCCTCTGTTTCCACTTGGTGGAATGCGATTAACAGATTTTACAAGCTTGCTAAGAAACCCAAATCCTCCCGTCTTTCTCTCTCGTTGGGATCGCAAATTCTTGACCCCAAATATTCCCTTGGAAAATCTCTAACCGATCGTCACATTCTTTCTCTGGCTTCCAGAGGCAGGCAGAAATATGCTATCAATGTGGTTTTAACGGCGGCGGATGTTACCGTCGATGGATTCTGTTTTAACAAATGTGGGTCTCATGGGGTTTCATCCGGAGCTCCGATTAAGAGGAACAGGTACAGATTTGCGTATATTTGGGTGGGTAATTCAGCAACTCAATGTCCAGGGCAGTGTGCTTGGCCGTTCCACCGGCCAGTGTACGGTCCTCAGAATCCACCGTTACTGCCACCGAATAAAGATGTGGGAATGGACGGCGTTATAATAAACCTGGCAACTCTTCTCGCCGGTACTGCGACGAATCCGTTCGGGAATGGGTTTTATCAAGGCTCCAAGGAAGCACCGCTCGAGGCGGCGACGGCATGCACCGGAATATTTGGGAAAGGAGCTTTTCCAGGGTACCCTGGGGAAGTTCTGGTGGAACGAAAGACCGGAGCGAGTTACAATGCGAACGGCGGCAATGGGCGGAAATATCTGCTACCGGCGTTGTTTAATCCGATCACTTCCACTTGTTCGCCTCTGGTTTGA